DNA sequence from the Cyprinus carpio isolate SPL01 chromosome A9, ASM1834038v1, whole genome shotgun sequence genome:
tcatttatatatacaaaatacaaaatcaacatttaacaatattacctgttttttttttgttgttgttgttgttgttgtttttttcatagcATGTTTTggatgataaaaatgtgattgtgtttgtaagtcacttttttttgtcacactgtaacaaactgtaacacattaaatgtcattttttaaaagctACAAATGTTACCACTTTTATAATGTTTACTTGCACAGGtttctttttaagaaatgaaaacatgagaaataaaataagttatggTAAAATCTACAATGTTTTTCATCCTTGACAAAACCAGTCAGAATTTTCGACATAATTTGTGAtcttaaaaactaataatttacggtaaaatttacaattattttgtacattattttgtacataatttatgtaaacttactgatcttaattttttttatcataaatacaaaacctacatacatttctttcataaaaaaaaaatttaaaatgattaacaaaagtaaaaaacacaatcaaacattgaatttcattttttttaatcgaaAAAAGTTACCACTTTTATAACATTTACTTAGACTgaacaagttatttattttttacatttacatttgtgcatttggctgatgattttatccaaagtgacttacatttcatTCGAGTTACACATTAATATTCTATCAGTTGCAGTTGCCAGGAAACATATGTTTTGCAtccccggaaaaaaaaaaaaaaaaacagtcaaaaggTTGGACACAATTTAtgatcttaaatttttttttaatctaaaggcttctaaataaaaacttgaacCTTAGCTTTATAGACAAATATAATTTGTGCTTACAattgaattttgtcataaaatttctaattGCATTATATTAACACGGTTAAATGAATAACAAACtgcaacaaacattttaaatgtttttaaagctaCAAATGTTAccacttttataatatttacttagactgaacaagttatttattttttacatttacatttgtgtatttggctgatgattttatccaaagcgacttacatttcATTCAAGTTACACATTAATATTCTATCAGTTGCTTTCCCTGCAGATCGAACCCATAACCTTGCCTTTGCTAGAGCAATAATCtactttaagaaattaaaacatgAGGAAAAAAAGGTGTACAATGATTTGTATCCTTGTCAAATCCAGTAAAAAGACACAGTTTATCTAAAAAATATTTGATCTAAAAGGCTTCTGCTTAAATTCTTGAATATTggcttaaaataaacaatacacaacataacttttaaaatttaaatcataaaatttaaaattgcattgtAATAAAAGTATCACagagatactattatatatatatataagtatatatatatataaaattaaaaataataatattcattttttgcattttttgttataatattctCTGtcgtcattttaattaaaaatttatacacatttccccgtgcttttgtcttttttattagttattttgtattattgcttgtattattatattattattatacaacactttaaaaaaattaaaatttcatttcatttattatcatcaattattATAGTAcgttaaactaaataaaagtaaaaattattgcCCTACCaaatagctgaaattaaaaaataaataaaaactttaaaaaatatatttttattattaatatatatttaaagtaaaatgtttttaatggttttagtttataTCACGCATGTTTCTCCTTCAAAAGTGTTAAAAAGCATCCCATGATGCACCTGATGAAGCTGGTTGACGAATGTTCATAATGAAAAAAGATTGACAAAGAAGAGTTTTCATGTGTGTCACATATTTTCATCACTgtaacatttgtgttatttaatcagTTTACTGTTATCCTTCATGCAAAGGAGtcataaaaaagtgttttgtgaCTTCTAGTGTTCATAAATTAGATCTTATACAGATCCAGCGTTAGTAAAACTAAAGTACCTTACTTGACTTTGTTGAACTGAActataaatgttgctttggaaagCATCCCATGGATTTACTACGGTGAATTCAAGTATACCGGGTCTCTTTTTGCCTGTCAATTTACACAAATTCAGTCAAAATGTGCATGAATAGTCTCAGCACTGTTTTACTCAGGCCACAGAAAAGCCCCAGAGAGGAATTCCAGTCTTGGGTTTCCTCCGGGACCCTGTTTTATTTTCCCCgaatttttcctctctctctcaccagtACATGACATAGAAACTTGAGAGAAGCTACACCAAGTCACAAAGCTCTGCTTTCAGTAGACGTGAGAACATCATGGAGGAAACATCTGAAAAAGTTCCTTTTGAGGTACTTGATGCtttcattttatctttaaacTTCACATTATGCATCTAATATACTTGATTCTGTCTATATTCCAACAATATGTGCTTAATAGCTTACAGTAGCTTGAAGCCCAGAGGCTTAGTGCGTCTGAAGAAGACGGCGGTCGTAGCCTTCATCGCAGGAGCCGTTCTGCTTCTTTTTGGAGGCATTGGAGCTTTTTACCTGTGGAAAGTCAGCGAGAAAGAAGTAAGTGTCTCAGACCAGACTGTACAGTGGTCTAAACTAGTTTGGCTCAAGATTAGAAGCAACTTCCTACATCTATCTATGAAATTCAGCccacaaaaactaaaacttgaaCTCCTTAAAGGCGAACCAAAGCAGTGCCTGCAATAAACCGTTCATTATTAATGAAGTAAATCGAAGTGGATTGACTGAATTTATTGTGATGAGTTAACCGGATGGAAACtgtgtaataataaaacatttttactgtttgtacTTCTTGATGTGGAGCAAATTGTTCTGTGTTTTGGGTTTAATTTGCATGCATGCAATCATCAGGGGTATTTTGTAACACTGCTATATTTAAAGTATACATTTGTAATAACCCGCATTGCATAATCACACGGTTTCTCTAAAATGCATCCTGATGCAATAGTGCAGACGTGTCGATATTGAATGAGCCTGAATGAgaatatttaaattgcagtttgtCTCAGCAAAGTGTCATGAATTATCAATGAAGCAGGCAGCGGCGTGTTTGCATTAGCAGCCATCAGTGTGCATTGATTTCAGGCACCTCTGGTATTTCAAAAAAATCCACCAGGTTAAAGATGGCAAACAAAGAGGTCTGTGTGCTGGGTTATAATCATGCAGTGTTAACACTGCAAACAGATCAGCATGCATCACTtactacacaaacacaaatggtCAGTAAGAGCCGCACCCGTACGCTAACGTCCTGCTGGAATACTGCACATTTAAATGTTGTATATGGATTTAATCAGTGGTTCTCACCTACAGTAGGTTTGCTTCAAGACTCAGATTAAGTGGAGACCCAAAACTGATTaatgtacaaaagaaaaaaaaaaagtcacacattacattaaattattatttttaagaaattattctaTTTTGAAGCATTTTCTCCTCCTTTTCACAAGTAtgcattagttttattatttctatttagctttgttTCTCCCTGATGAAAACCACTAgagtaaaatatgtaatatttgtacGTTGCAGTGTAATTTTAGGATCACTGAGAGACTATTAccgtttttagtatttttaattttttagttttatatttattattttcatttaaatatttggttaaagttttagtaattttgttttagttttagtagttttagtttttatgtctatctagtttttattcatttttatttcagttttagttttagttactgtAGTAAATAGggttaaactaaatgagaaatgttgccttagcaactagattaaatattttattttattttattcatattcatttattcattttaaaattggttactttttagaattaattttgtttttttttacatttttatttttaaatattaaaatataatttgtaatcttaaaatttaaaatatgattttttaaaactacagttttttaaatgtctttttttaaatgtgtttttatttatgttgtatttttagtTATTCTAGTACATCAAGttgaacaaaagtaaaataagaaattgttgaaataataaccgaaataaacagtattttatattttatttatatttattttaatattagttaattttttttacatttattttgttatgtgtttttgtcatttttatcattattattgtttaaatatgtttgtatagtttattagtttttcttacagttttagttattttagtacatgggtgttttaatatttaatttaatttaagagttaatatttgttttatttcaagtaacgaacatcgcaaacaaattattttctaaCTTAGTATTTTTATCTGCGctgaaattaagttaatttattcttaaaaaaagaacaaatatctgccagtggcacaagaaaaataatcttcttttcactttcaattaactttttcttaccccatttgcagatatttttcttgttttaagcataaactggcttaatttaaaaactcattAACCCTGGTATGTTGGTGTTGACAGGCGATCAGCACTCACTACAGCAGCAACATCGATATAAAGATAGAAGATGATTCAGATGCTGGAGATGCGAAGATTGTGGAAGTTCAAGACTTTACAGCTGTAAGTAGCACATAATAAACCTGTTCATCTCATTTCAGAGGTGTTCATGAAATAACTCCATTATTTCCTCTCGTGTACAGGGCATTACAGCAGTCAAGTTTCCTGGAAAAGAGAAGTGTTACATCAAATCACAAGTCAGATCTGAACTTTCTGAAGTGAGAAACAACATGATCACCATTAAAGTTCACATTCTACATATAGTTTCATCAACTAACTTAAAACCCATTAACTATGCATTGGCTATTTTGGCCATATCTGCATTCCACTTTGAAGAAATATGAATGAAATTGATGATGCCTAAAAATAGTCCCGCTGAAATAATTCTACATGTCCATCATGTTTCACAAACCTCAGAtagaagcatctgctaaatgaatatgCATACACAAATGAGACTAAATTGGCGGAAAACGTGTGTCAagctaaattaaatgtaattagctGTAATTGTGCCTGGGTAGAAACTTTCTCATTAAACTCCTCacagatttttttcctctcaaactGTTTACTTAAAGCTTAGTGTGTAATTTCGGCACCATCAGCATCAATAAACTGAATTTAATACCTGTTTCCTGGCCACGCCCCCATCTGCTGTCTGTCAAACtgatagccccgcccccaaactcatgTCATTGGTTGAGCTAATGCTTTTATGTCAGGATCAATGTGTTAAAAGCCATATACACtgaaaatgataattataaagaCAACAATTAACATAGCGTCCACACTAACGTGTGATTACGTTCTGTTTATTACAAGCGCCCACTGCATTTTTGTTGTCTGCCACTTCAAATACTCAAGCTTTTTAAAGTagaatggattctgattggctgtcaacaTTCTgtcattcatcagctgaaaaaaaagtgaaaatgatttCAATGATATTGCTCCTCTTTggtgttattgttatagttgtggtgtcgactattctattctattctattctattctattctattctattctattctattctattctattctatccatTCTGCTAGCCCATCTACGCCacaggatttaaaaataaataaaaactcataatattaactcataattatgagaagaaaagtatgaattgtctatctatctatctatctatctatctatctatctatctatctatctatctatctatctatctatctatctatctatctgtctatctgtctatctgtctgtctgtctgtctgtccataacatgattgtattaaaaaaaattagtctGGAAGTTTCAGGTTTCAGAGTTCTGTTGTAATTACTGAAAGGAGGACGATGCTGTGGCGGTGAAACCTGATGTGGGGTCTCTGGTCTGGATCGCATCTGAAGAACCACTGAAGGACATCAGTTTTCTGAGCCCTGATATCCTGAGATTCTGCGGAGACCTTCCCATTCACTGGCATCATCCTGCAAACTCCAGAGGTGTTTCATTTGATTTCCATCAATAAACCTGCACCACATGAACAGCAGTGATGGAGTTCAAGTTGTATTGATCTTTATTGTACGATTAATAGTTTAGTATGAGCAGTATAATGCCATTCATCAAGCCAATCACAGATAACAGGAAATGTTCTCAGAaagttctggcaaggttctctcaaagttatgaacaaatgttcttccagtaacacAAAACTTTCATTCAAAGTGATCTGGTCTTttataatgttctcaaaatgtttgcaaattttttttaattttttttttatgtttcagttggaagttcatctaatgttttttaaatgttactacttgtttcagagcATTCAGAGAACATTGCAgagtaacgttcccataatgtttgcacaaatataaaaatggaatGTTTCCATCACATTCAAAGAACATTCAGAACTTAATGGGAACATTGGTAAAACGTTCTCAAAACATTTTCcattaattatgaaaacattacttctgaatgttctctgaacattcaaaatggccagttttttttaaaatgtttttggttatacagaacattccattttatGCTTTTGCAAACATCataggaatgttacttttgaaagtTCTCTGAAAATTCTAAAACAAatagtgacatttaaaaaacgttagatgaacatccaactaaaatgtttcagaaataaaacGTCCCatgaatactgtataaataatattttgtgcaaacattttcagaacattttttaaagacGAGATATCCGTCTatcaaaaaagtatgttctaaGAACGTATTGCTAACGTTCCCataaagttatgaaaacattatttctgaatgtttttgtttgttatgtgaACGTTAGGGGAACATTCCATTTtgtcattttacaaacattatgggaacgttacttctgaatgttctctgaatgttctgaaacaagtaataaCATGCAAAGGTTATTAAAGGAAcgttccattttatcatttaaaaacattactgtaaCATTACTTTTTGAATGTTGAACTTTTgaaaagtggtaaaaaaaaaaaatattagagaaaCGTCCAAATTAaacttttcagaaaataaataaataaataaataataataatccatacatgaacaatgtataaatgacatttttgtgctaacatttaaGAATATTATTTAAGAACTGATAATTTTGAATGAACgcctattaatgttactggaaaaTGTTTATAACTTTAAGAGGACCTTCCCGGAACGTTTGGAGAACATTTCCTGCTAGCTGGGTTCATACAgcacataaacatgttttttttttagatacaaatgcacacattttatTGATCCCAGGTGGGATATTTAATGCAAAACTGTTATGCAGTGGTCATTACACACTGACCGTGACATTTGTGAATGAGGCGGTGATTCCCATCTGAAGCTCAGAAATGTCTCGCTCTTTAATGCTGCTTATCTTCACTCTCGGTCTCTGCTGGCTGTTTCTGAAGCTCTGAGGAAGAGAAGAAGTGTGACGCGAGCGAGACGGCAGAGTACAGGTGGATTAAATCGACAACAGACGAGACGTCGAAACTCCACGAGTTCAGCCAGAGAAGATGAGCGGCCGACGGGGCCCGATTATAACCCTGAAAACCCTTATCATGTGAGCAGTGCCTTCATTATTAAAGTAATGCATAGAATTTTA
Encoded proteins:
- the cnmd gene encoding leukocyte cell-derived chemotaxin 1 isoform X2, coding for MEETSEKVPFEAYSSLKPRGLVRLKKTAVVAFIAGAVLLLFGGIGAFYLWKVSEKEAISTHYSSNIDIKIEDDSDAGDAKIVEVQDFTAGITAVKFPGKEKCYIKSQVRSELSEDDAVAVKPDVGSLVWIASEEPLKDISFLSPDILRFCGDLPIHWHHPANSRALRKRRSVTRARRQSTGGLNRQQTRRRNSTSSAREDERPTGPDYNPENPYHQNQEGSEGHMVFDPMLDHRGICCTECDRSYTHCERVCEPHGGYWPWPYNYHGCRPVCRVIMPCRWWAARVLGLV
- the cnmd gene encoding leukocyte cell-derived chemotaxin 1 isoform X3, encoding MEETSEKVPFEAYSSLKPRGLVRLKKTAVVAFIAGAVLLLFGGIGAFYLWKVSEKEAISTHYSSNIDIKIEDDSDAGDAKIVEVQDFTAGITAVKFPGKEKCYIKSQVRSELSEEDDAVAVKPDVGSLVWIASEEPLKDISFLSPDILRFCGDLPIHWHHPANSRALRKRRSVTRARRQSTGGLNRQQTRRRNSTSSAREDERPTGPDYNPENPYHNQEGSEGHMVFDPMLDHRGICCTECDRSYTHCERVCEPHGGYWPWPYNYHGCRPVCRVIMPCRWWAARVLGLV
- the cnmd gene encoding leukocyte cell-derived chemotaxin 1 isoform X1, translating into MEETSEKVPFEAYSSLKPRGLVRLKKTAVVAFIAGAVLLLFGGIGAFYLWKVSEKEAISTHYSSNIDIKIEDDSDAGDAKIVEVQDFTAGITAVKFPGKEKCYIKSQVRSELSEEDDAVAVKPDVGSLVWIASEEPLKDISFLSPDILRFCGDLPIHWHHPANSRALRKRRSVTRARRQSTGGLNRQQTRRRNSTSSAREDERPTGPDYNPENPYHQNQEGSEGHMVFDPMLDHRGICCTECDRSYTHCERVCEPHGGYWPWPYNYHGCRPVCRVIMPCRWWAARVLGLV